The following proteins come from a genomic window of Phnomibacter ginsenosidimutans:
- a CDS encoding glycosyltransferase family 9 protein — translation MARFLIVRFSSIGDIVLTTPVIRCIKTQLPDAEVHFLTKQSFKSILAHNPYIDHLHLVKEDLSEAIQLLQAYQFDYVIDLHHNLRSLRVKRGLQVKSFSFNKLNIEKWLLTNFKINRMPPVHIVDRYMQTVSSLGVVNDGKGLNYFIAKTDHVSADDIPTSHSAGYIGVVIGAALATKKMPVEQLKAICAGIHHPIILLGGPEDAVEGDQIAAVDPIKIYNACGKFKLNESADLVRKAKIIISHDTGLMHIAAAYQKPIISIWGNTVPEFGMGPYYGSLPAMHQAFEVSSLRCRPCSKIGHRQCPKGHFNCMNRQDIPGIVAAAHQMLSQL, via the coding sequence TTGGCCAGATTTCTGATTGTTCGTTTTTCTTCTATTGGAGATATAGTGTTGACCACGCCGGTAATTCGTTGCATCAAAACACAGTTGCCCGATGCCGAAGTGCATTTTTTGACCAAGCAATCATTCAAATCTATTCTGGCCCACAACCCATACATCGATCACCTGCATTTGGTAAAAGAAGATTTGAGCGAAGCCATTCAGCTATTGCAGGCTTATCAGTTTGATTACGTTATTGACCTGCACCACAATCTGCGTAGCCTGCGGGTAAAGCGGGGCCTGCAGGTAAAAAGCTTTTCCTTCAATAAACTCAATATTGAAAAATGGCTGTTGACCAATTTTAAAATCAACCGCATGCCGCCGGTGCACATTGTAGACCGCTACATGCAAACCGTAAGCAGTCTGGGTGTGGTAAACGATGGCAAAGGCCTGAATTACTTCATTGCCAAAACAGACCATGTGTCCGCCGACGATATACCTACCAGCCACAGTGCGGGATACATTGGTGTAGTTATTGGCGCAGCATTGGCTACCAAAAAAATGCCGGTTGAACAACTCAAAGCTATTTGTGCAGGCATCCATCATCCTATTATATTACTAGGCGGACCAGAAGATGCTGTTGAAGGAGACCAGATTGCTGCTGTCGACCCCATAAAAATTTACAATGCCTGCGGCAAGTTCAAGCTCAACGAAAGTGCCGACCTGGTAAGAAAGGCCAAAATCATCATCAGTCACGATACCGGGCTAATGCACATTGCAGCCGCATACCAAAAGCCCATCATTTCTATTTGGGGTAATACCGTGCCGGAGTTTGGCATGGGTCCATACTATGGCAGCCTGCCCGCCATGCATCAGGCATTTGAAGTAAGCAGCCTGCGGTGCCGGCCATGCTCCAAAATTGGTCATCGCCAATGCCCAAAGGGTCATTTCAACTGTATGAACCGCCAGGATATTCCGGGAATCGTGGCCGCTGCTCACCAAATGCTTAGCCAACTCTGA
- a CDS encoding beta strand repeat-containing protein encodes MKGILYKQRLLPLLLATIGAMPLLAQPGKNGAATITTAATTINSYTNVTADIAVGATSISVANSALTGGAFGSTALAAGDYILIIQMQGASIDATNTTAYGSITSYNNAGLYEFACVSAVPNATSITLAAPTVNAYTATGKVQIVRIPRYTTLTVNSPGSIIAAAWNGTTGGVVAIETTGAIALNVTQSVNVNGLGFRGGALDNNTSTADGTVVTTYRSTSSNDGAEKGESIAGYQTEYDALNGRYGRGAAANGGGGGNGHNAGGGGGSNGNNGVTYTGTGNPSTSTAAWANAWNLEAINFATSTSSGGGRGGYSYGSANQDALTVAPGNNSWGGDQRDNVGGFGGRPLNVAGNRLFLGGGGGAGDANNSAGGAGGNGGGLVFIIAGGNITGGGSITANGSAGANSVGGHNDAPGGGGGGGSVVIYNRSGNVANTISIQANGGVGGNQLITSNESEGPGGGGGGGYIAITSGTPTRTVNGAANGTTSSTAVTEFTPNGATAGASGLSQTYSPASSLFIAVSGTVLNDANGHTDNLINGTGSNLGGTLYVSAVQSATVIATVPVQSNGTFTFTTLPPGTYDVVLHNNAAGQATSTMPANTRRTAEGATTAGDGTVNGIVVSKYYLCSGYRVVVWGKQTTGFYQLHGQWF; translated from the coding sequence ATGAAAGGAATCTTGTACAAGCAAAGATTGCTGCCACTATTGCTGGCAACAATTGGCGCAATGCCCCTGCTGGCACAGCCCGGCAAAAACGGAGCAGCAACCATTACTACTGCTGCTACCACCATTAACAGCTATACCAATGTAACGGCAGATATTGCTGTTGGTGCTACTAGCATCAGCGTTGCCAACAGTGCCCTAACCGGTGGTGCATTTGGTAGTACAGCACTTGCTGCTGGCGATTACATTCTTATCATTCAAATGCAGGGTGCCAGCATTGATGCTACTAACACAACTGCTTATGGAAGCATAACCTCATATAACAACGCAGGTTTGTATGAGTTTGCCTGTGTGAGTGCAGTGCCCAATGCAACCAGTATTACATTGGCAGCACCAACTGTAAATGCCTATACTGCTACAGGTAAAGTACAAATCGTAAGGATTCCCCGTTATACAACACTTACAGTAAACTCACCGGGTTCTATCATTGCTGCTGCATGGAATGGAACAACAGGTGGCGTTGTAGCAATTGAAACAACAGGTGCCATTGCGTTAAACGTAACGCAGTCTGTGAATGTAAACGGACTTGGTTTTAGAGGCGGTGCATTAGACAACAATACCAGTACAGCAGATGGAACAGTGGTTACAACTTATCGTTCGACCAGCTCGAATGATGGTGCTGAAAAAGGAGAAAGTATTGCCGGCTATCAAACAGAGTACGATGCACTTAATGGAAGATACGGCCGCGGTGCAGCTGCCAATGGCGGCGGTGGTGGCAATGGCCACAACGCCGGCGGCGGTGGTGGTTCCAATGGCAACAATGGGGTAACGTACACAGGTACGGGCAATCCAAGCACCAGCACAGCTGCCTGGGCTAATGCGTGGAATTTAGAAGCAATCAACTTCGCTACTTCAACTTCTTCTGGTGGAGGCCGAGGTGGTTATTCATATGGTTCTGCAAATCAGGATGCACTTACTGTTGCCCCCGGAAATAACAGTTGGGGCGGCGATCAGCGGGATAATGTAGGCGGCTTTGGCGGCCGGCCTTTGAACGTAGCAGGCAACCGGTTGTTTTTGGGCGGCGGCGGTGGAGCCGGCGATGCCAACAACAGTGCAGGTGGCGCCGGAGGTAACGGAGGCGGATTGGTGTTTATTATAGCTGGTGGCAACATTACTGGTGGCGGCAGCATTACAGCCAATGGTTCTGCAGGTGCAAACTCTGTTGGTGGGCACAACGATGCTCCCGGCGGTGGTGGCGGTGGTGGCTCTGTGGTAATCTACAACCGATCCGGCAACGTGGCCAATACAATATCTATTCAGGCAAATGGAGGTGTGGGTGGAAACCAGCTCATCACCAGCAACGAAAGCGAAGGCCCTGGTGGTGGTGGCGGTGGTGGCTATATTGCCATTACCAGCGGTACACCCACCCGCACGGTAAATGGTGCAGCCAATGGTACTACCAGTTCAACTGCCGTTACAGAGTTTACACCCAATGGCGCCACGGCAGGTGCCAGCGGATTGTCACAAACCTATTCGCCTGCAAGTAGCTTGTTTATTGCCGTAAGTGGTACAGTGCTCAACGATGCCAATGGACATACCGACAACCTCATCAATGGCACAGGCTCCAACCTCGGCGGTACCTTATATGTTTCTGCTGTACAATCAGCTACCGTTATTGCTACCGTTCCGGTTCAGTCAAATGGCACATTTACCTTTACCACGTTGCCTCCCGGTACTTATGATGTGGTATTGCACAACAATGCGGCTGGTCAGGCTACCTCTACCATGCCGGCTAACACAAGAAGAACAGCAGAAGGTGCTACAACAGCCGGTGATGGTACGGTAAATGGTATTGTGGTGAGCAAGTACTACCTGTGCTCCGGTTACAGGGTTGTTGTATGGGGTAAACAGACAACCGGTTTCTACCAATTACACGGGCAGTGGTTTTAG
- a CDS encoding DedA family protein encodes MLPNSLKRFFVVLFLMVAVSSGLLAQQDSLYLHNQYSPIKNTGVTVNGNALETNGSGLVIIKGLKASDSLRIEAPHHDAVSLAASTVSNGQKISLNKHFTWQDLLTPMFYIINGGLYLLLFIIFAETGLFAGFFLPGDSLLFVAGIYSTELASEFPIHGGGDVVNLLLLWILISACGILGNMVGYWTGRKVGPAMYHWKENFFFKRKYLYEAHDFFEKHGGLAIIGARFLPFIRTFAPIVAGIVDMSRPKFMFYNITGSLLWVFSMLFAGHYLQKFILSQFGFDLKSHLEVIVIGIVLVTTAPVIWKIFFSKKKAATPSDSATKQ; translated from the coding sequence ATGTTGCCCAATTCTCTCAAACGATTTTTCGTTGTCTTGTTTTTAATGGTTGCTGTTTCTTCGGGCCTGCTGGCTCAACAAGATTCTTTGTATTTGCACAACCAGTACAGCCCCATTAAAAATACCGGGGTAACCGTGAATGGCAATGCGTTGGAAACAAACGGCAGCGGTCTTGTGATCATCAAGGGGTTGAAGGCTTCGGACAGTTTGCGCATTGAAGCACCACATCACGATGCTGTATCGCTGGCCGCTTCCACGGTGAGCAATGGCCAAAAAATTTCGTTGAACAAACATTTCACCTGGCAAGACCTGCTCACCCCCATGTTCTACATCATTAATGGTGGGTTGTATCTGTTATTGTTCATCATTTTTGCAGAAACAGGTTTGTTTGCCGGCTTCTTTTTACCCGGCGATAGCTTATTGTTTGTTGCAGGTATTTATAGTACCGAACTCGCATCCGAATTCCCCATTCATGGTGGTGGCGATGTGGTAAACCTCTTGTTGCTTTGGATTCTGATTTCTGCCTGTGGCATTTTGGGTAATATGGTAGGCTACTGGACCGGCCGTAAGGTGGGACCTGCCATGTACCATTGGAAGGAAAATTTCTTTTTCAAAAGGAAGTACCTCTACGAAGCACACGACTTTTTTGAAAAGCATGGCGGTCTGGCCATTATTGGTGCCCGCTTCCTGCCCTTCATCCGCACTTTTGCGCCTATTGTAGCCGGCATAGTAGATATGAGCCGCCCTAAGTTTATGTTTTACAACATTACTGGTTCGCTGCTGTGGGTATTCAGCATGTTGTTTGCCGGTCATTATCTGCAAAAATTTATACTCAGTCAGTTTGGTTTCGATCTCAAATCTCATCTCGAAGTAATTGTAATAGGTATTGTACTGGTAACAACAGCGCCTGTTATCTGGAAGATTTTTTTCAGCAAAAAGAAAGCAGCAACCCCGTCAGATTCCGCAACTAAACAATAG
- a CDS encoding ATP-binding protein gives MKRASPIPAWQKITGNEVRSFLLVFLILIVLISAIMSTHYVTNSTIANLQQNTLEAANTFRMNGLLQDVVNQTNQVDLALRKRMLRPHQQNNLLMLKDSVLHVKKTLQRLQTAIMATPKKDHAQQQLLQLMHERSVYLDTLLQQLEKPGRKAVSAVAMTPIEKQLNDSIYYYALRMQTMLELNLSATLSKGNNLSQRISLLSRILSVIAVIAFAALGTLLIRRLLQHDKLIRELRQSKLELENLARVKEEFLANMSHEIRTPLHAIKGYADLLKRSDLNARQHRQVNVMGHAVELLLNVVNDILDFSKLEEGRLRIEKRPVNLAELCKQVYPMFYQAAADKGLSWNVDVDPALPDTVMGDAVRVKQVLFNLVGNAIKFTDHGYVQLKVRLLPSVGPNHQVYFEVKDSGIGIDEAYHQLIFNRFEQAPQQLRQSNSIEGTGLGLSIVQGLVMLMNGQISLESEAGKGAIFKLTIPFDAAAPIQEGELNENETVADEQWLSNARILVAEDNEINQLLLQYLFEEWKIAWHLAEHGGDVIDRLTEGEQYDLILMDIRMPVMNGSEALRVIREQLKLQMPVIALTANTQLSGNKDLLEDGFTDCLPKPFEQQQLLTLLQKHLPNKINGNALPSNTDVWPLSSGLPVEVVQKVIPIFLQHFPAMLQQLEAAMETEDCITAAALAHKMSGTLAAIGTESAAGFQLLQLRSLLAEQGCLADAMAVFMQFKQLALEDIDRCEKYMQSALN, from the coding sequence ATGAAGCGGGCTTCACCCATACCCGCCTGGCAAAAAATTACCGGTAATGAAGTACGTTCCTTCTTGCTGGTTTTTCTCATTTTGATTGTACTCATTTCTGCCATTATGAGTACACACTATGTTACCAACAGTACCATTGCCAACCTGCAACAAAACACACTGGAAGCAGCCAATACATTTAGGATGAATGGCTTGCTGCAAGATGTAGTGAATCAAACCAATCAAGTGGATTTGGCATTGCGAAAGCGGATGCTGCGGCCTCATCAACAAAACAACTTATTGATGCTGAAAGACAGTGTGCTGCATGTAAAAAAAACATTGCAACGCCTGCAAACAGCCATCATGGCAACACCCAAAAAAGACCATGCACAGCAGCAATTGCTGCAGCTTATGCATGAGCGGTCGGTTTATTTGGATACTCTGCTGCAGCAGTTGGAAAAGCCCGGTAGAAAAGCGGTATCTGCCGTGGCAATGACACCAATAGAAAAGCAACTAAACGACAGCATTTACTATTATGCGCTGCGAATGCAAACGATGCTGGAGCTGAATTTGTCAGCAACATTGTCGAAAGGAAATAATTTGTCGCAACGCATTTCATTGCTTAGCCGCATTTTATCTGTTATCGCTGTTATTGCATTTGCAGCACTGGGTACTTTACTTATCCGCCGCTTACTGCAGCACGATAAACTCATTCGAGAACTAAGGCAATCAAAGCTGGAGCTGGAAAACCTGGCCCGGGTGAAAGAAGAATTTTTGGCCAACATGAGTCATGAAATTCGAACACCCCTCCATGCTATTAAAGGGTATGCCGATTTGCTGAAAAGATCGGACCTCAATGCCCGCCAGCACCGGCAAGTGAATGTGATGGGGCATGCAGTAGAATTGCTGCTCAATGTGGTGAATGATATACTTGACTTTTCGAAGTTGGAAGAAGGCCGGTTGCGTATTGAAAAACGACCTGTAAATCTCGCAGAGTTATGCAAGCAGGTATATCCCATGTTTTATCAGGCGGCTGCAGATAAAGGGCTCAGCTGGAATGTAGATGTAGACCCTGCATTGCCGGATACAGTAATGGGCGATGCGGTGCGGGTAAAACAGGTGTTGTTCAATTTGGTAGGCAATGCCATCAAATTTACAGACCACGGCTATGTACAATTGAAAGTGCGACTGCTACCCTCCGTCGGGCCCAATCATCAGGTTTATTTCGAAGTAAAAGATTCCGGCATTGGTATTGATGAAGCCTATCACCAACTCATTTTTAACCGGTTTGAACAGGCGCCACAGCAGCTTCGGCAGTCCAATAGCATAGAAGGCACAGGCTTGGGTTTATCAATTGTTCAGGGGCTGGTAATGCTTATGAATGGACAAATATCGCTGGAGAGTGAAGCAGGGAAGGGGGCAATTTTTAAACTAACCATTCCTTTTGACGCAGCAGCACCAATACAAGAAGGTGAGCTTAATGAAAATGAAACGGTAGCCGATGAGCAATGGCTGAGCAATGCCCGCATTTTGGTGGCAGAAGACAACGAGATTAACCAATTACTTCTGCAGTATTTGTTTGAAGAATGGAAGATAGCCTGGCATTTGGCAGAGCATGGTGGTGACGTAATAGATAGATTAACCGAAGGCGAACAGTACGATTTAATCTTGATGGATATTCGCATGCCGGTAATGAATGGTTCTGAGGCCCTGCGGGTTATTCGGGAGCAACTGAAATTGCAAATGCCGGTTATAGCCTTGACTGCAAATACACAACTCTCCGGCAACAAAGATTTGCTGGAAGACGGATTTACCGATTGTTTGCCCAAGCCATTTGAGCAGCAGCAATTATTGACCTTGCTGCAAAAGCATTTACCGAATAAGATCAATGGAAATGCATTGCCTTCCAACACGGATGTATGGCCACTGTCCAGCGGGCTGCCAGTAGAAGTTGTACAAAAAGTCATCCCCATTTTTTTACAACATTTTCCTGCAATGCTGCAGCAATTGGAGGCCGCTATGGAAACCGAAGATTGTATAACTGCCGCAGCATTGGCGCATAAAATGTCGGGTACACTTGCTGCCATTGGTACAGAATCTGCTGCGGGATTTCAGTTGTTGCAATTGCGATCATTGCTGGCCGAGCAAGGCTGTTTGGCAGATGCAATGGCTGTATTTATGCAGTTTAAACAATTGGCTCTCGAAGACATTGACCGTTGCGAAAAATACATGCAATCAGCGTTGAACTAA
- a CDS encoding Crp/Fnr family transcriptional regulator, with amino-acid sequence MQKLLALYSGTNISAADLLMISSKVERQFVKKGQLIATPGSVCNVLYVIEAGLFRCFTQEDGKDYTLFFRKEGEILTDYRSLIRKEPGQLYIQALEDGELYKLQASDLAMLFQEVPAMVQMNFQLLEKYYLRLLDDFTFLFAGDATARFKKFMLHHAEIIHRIPQHLVANYLRVTPTHLSRLKGQEQAG; translated from the coding sequence ATGCAGAAATTATTGGCTTTGTATAGCGGTACTAATATATCAGCAGCCGACTTATTAATGATTTCATCAAAAGTAGAACGACAGTTTGTAAAGAAGGGGCAATTGATAGCCACACCGGGAAGTGTATGCAATGTGCTGTATGTAATTGAAGCGGGTTTGTTTCGGTGTTTCACGCAAGAAGACGGTAAGGATTACACGTTGTTTTTCAGGAAAGAAGGTGAAATACTAACGGACTATAGGAGCCTCATCCGCAAGGAGCCGGGGCAATTATACATCCAAGCCTTGGAAGACGGAGAGTTGTACAAATTGCAAGCTTCAGATTTGGCAATGCTGTTTCAGGAAGTGCCGGCCATGGTGCAAATGAACTTTCAATTGCTGGAAAAATACTATCTCCGTTTGTTGGATGACTTTACGTTTTTATTTGCCGGAGATGCTACCGCCCGGTTTAAAAAATTCATGTTGCATCATGCAGAAATTATCCATCGCATTCCCCAGCACCTGGTAGCAAATTATTTACGGGTTACGCCTACGCATCTTAGCCGGCTCAAGGGTCAGGAACAGGCTGGCTGA
- a CDS encoding carbohydrate kinase family protein — MYTNTNLRSRVLVLGGTTFDHIVYLDELPKGNPVTIHQCRFQETIGSTGTGKSWALHKLGVQVHLISAVGNDSWGQQIQTVLHKQGISHELITDVTGTERHINLMDKYGKRISIFVTTSSNSINFSTQNLQAQLDDHDVIVLNIIGYCQPWADQVKACNKPVWTDLHDFDGSSSYHQPFIDAAQYIQLSSDNLSDYRSLMENLMATGKELVVCTHAEKGVSAISNTTGWIDLPAMEVPVVDSNGAGDNFFAGLLFGWLQQLPLVQCLQLGTKAAALCVQSPQLVSASLNEALLT; from the coding sequence ATGTATACAAATACCAACCTTCGCAGCCGGGTCCTCGTTTTAGGTGGCACCACCTTCGATCATATTGTGTACCTCGACGAACTGCCCAAGGGCAATCCCGTTACCATCCATCAATGTCGCTTTCAGGAAACGATTGGCAGCACCGGCACCGGAAAATCGTGGGCTTTACACAAGTTGGGTGTTCAAGTACACCTCATCAGTGCTGTTGGCAATGATAGCTGGGGCCAACAAATACAAACTGTGTTGCATAAGCAAGGCATCAGTCATGAACTGATAACAGATGTTACCGGAACGGAACGACACATCAACCTGATGGATAAATATGGAAAGCGCATCTCCATTTTTGTTACCACAAGCAGCAACTCTATCAACTTTTCTACACAAAATCTTCAAGCACAGCTGGATGACCATGATGTAATAGTGCTGAACATTATCGGCTATTGCCAGCCCTGGGCTGATCAGGTAAAAGCATGCAACAAACCCGTTTGGACAGACCTGCATGATTTTGATGGCAGTAGCAGCTACCATCAGCCTTTTATCGACGCTGCACAATACATTCAACTTAGTAGCGATAACCTGAGTGATTACCGCAGCCTGATGGAAAATTTAATGGCCACGGGCAAGGAGCTGGTGGTATGTACCCATGCAGAAAAAGGAGTATCGGCCATTTCCAACACTACCGGCTGGATTGATTTGCCAGCCATGGAAGTGCCAGTAGTAGATAGCAATGGAGCCGGAGATAACTTTTTTGCAGGGCTGCTGTTTGGCTGGCTACAACAATTGCCACTGGTTCAGTGCCTGCAACTGGGCACCAAAGCAGCTGCACTTTGTGTACAATCTCCACAATTGGTTTCGGCCTCACTCAACGAAGCCTTGCTTACTTAG
- a CDS encoding LytR/AlgR family response regulator transcription factor, whose amino-acid sequence MSVITCYIVDDEPVSRAILQYYISQLSWLHLQGEFEDAKTAAAAFQKHPVDLLFLDINMKGMSGIALAEALSPRPLIVFTTASREYGPEAFALEATDYLVKPITQERFLQAAEKIKRTCEQEKPAAGSEDDACIFVRDHKALVKLSIADILYVEALGDYLKLHTGNRFFTMLGTMKQMEEKLKAYGFMRIHRSYMVALRAVSGVEAGNIIIGQQRLPVSDTYRAELFAEINQKKL is encoded by the coding sequence ATGAGCGTGATAACTTGCTACATTGTGGATGATGAGCCCGTGTCCAGAGCTATTCTGCAGTATTACATTTCACAGTTGTCCTGGCTTCACCTGCAAGGTGAATTTGAGGATGCAAAAACTGCGGCGGCTGCTTTCCAAAAGCACCCGGTTGATTTGTTGTTTTTAGATATCAATATGAAAGGCATGTCTGGCATTGCACTTGCCGAAGCCTTATCGCCCAGACCATTGATTGTATTTACTACCGCCAGCCGTGAGTATGGCCCGGAAGCTTTTGCACTCGAGGCTACCGACTATTTGGTGAAGCCAATTACGCAGGAGCGTTTTTTGCAGGCAGCAGAAAAAATAAAACGCACTTGTGAGCAAGAAAAGCCGGCGGCCGGGTCAGAAGATGATGCCTGCATATTTGTACGGGATCACAAAGCGTTGGTCAAATTATCCATTGCAGATATTTTGTATGTAGAAGCCTTGGGCGATTATTTGAAATTGCATACCGGCAACCGTTTTTTTACCATGCTTGGCACCATGAAGCAAATGGAAGAAAAACTAAAAGCCTATGGCTTTATGCGCATACACCGCAGCTATATGGTAGCACTACGGGCCGTAAGTGGTGTAGAAGCCGGCAATATTATTATTGGCCAGCAGCGACTGCCTGTGTCTGACACGTATCGTGCCGAGTTATTCGCAGAAATCAATCAGAAAAAACTGTGA
- a CDS encoding T9SS type A sorting domain-containing protein codes for MQSSVVVATAPVQANGTYSFASLAPGTYNFVLHNNASGQATAALPAGVVNTAEGSTASGDGTINGIVIGTSSCEALTNLNYGINRRPVANNYNTSGWSLPPGNSLENVPSSAFSGSDAEDGTYANNLNGRTVTLNPAVGGTLFYFDGSLFVPITSTTVISNFNNDNVFINPTASVGPTTVSFSFLVRDNAGFDNAVPAQVNMTFSVLLPATGLTLSGSYANGKVKLRRQTLTEQQTRSFAVEMSYDGVLFQQAGLVAEAGNSNTLRKYQFDTNKPAGQKWYFRIRLTDADGSVSYSNIISLTASATASAKVGMLPNPARQSVWVSGLAKAKEISVLAMNGMQLKRIAVTAENMQVDVSALATGVYILQVAFADGSTEVVKLYKQ; via the coding sequence GTGCAAAGTTCAGTTGTAGTTGCTACCGCTCCGGTTCAGGCAAATGGCACTTACAGTTTTGCATCGCTGGCACCTGGTACGTACAATTTTGTGCTGCATAACAATGCATCGGGACAGGCTACAGCAGCACTACCTGCAGGCGTGGTAAATACTGCCGAAGGAAGTACAGCATCAGGAGACGGAACCATCAATGGTATTGTTATTGGTACCAGCTCATGTGAAGCACTAACCAATTTGAACTACGGCATCAACCGCCGGCCGGTGGCCAATAACTACAACACCAGTGGCTGGAGTCTGCCTCCGGGCAATTCCCTCGAAAATGTGCCCAGTTCAGCTTTCTCTGGTAGTGATGCTGAAGATGGCACATATGCCAACAACCTCAACGGACGTACAGTTACGCTGAATCCTGCCGTCGGCGGTACGTTGTTTTATTTCGATGGATCACTGTTTGTACCAATTACCAGTACTACGGTCATAAGCAATTTTAACAACGACAATGTGTTCATTAACCCAACTGCAAGCGTAGGGCCTACCACAGTAAGTTTTAGTTTTTTGGTGAGAGACAATGCCGGATTTGACAATGCAGTGCCTGCACAGGTGAATATGACTTTCTCTGTATTGCTTCCTGCTACCGGTTTGACACTATCGGGCAGTTATGCAAATGGAAAAGTGAAGCTGCGTCGGCAAACACTTACCGAACAGCAAACACGTTCATTTGCAGTAGAAATGAGTTACGATGGTGTTTTGTTTCAGCAGGCAGGCCTTGTAGCTGAAGCTGGCAACAGCAACACCTTGCGTAAATACCAGTTTGATACCAACAAACCTGCCGGACAAAAATGGTACTTCCGCATACGCCTCACCGATGCGGATGGTAGTGTGAGCTACAGCAATATTATCAGCCTGACTGCATCTGCAACCGCTTCTGCCAAGGTAGGCATGTTGCCCAATCCTGCCCGTCAGTCCGTGTGGGTGTCGGGGCTTGCAAAAGCAAAAGAAATATCAGTGCTGGCCATGAATGGTATGCAATTGAAAAGAATAGCAGTTACTGCCGAAAACATGCAGGTAGATGTTTCAGCATTGGCTACTGGGGTGTACATACTACAAGTAGCTTTTGCCGATGGTAGTACAGAAGTAGTGAAACTATACAAGCAATAA
- a CDS encoding MFS transporter gives MNASLSNKQAGIFSIPVLVAALGYFVDIYDLLLFSIIRVPSLRDLGLTDELIKTDGERIISWQMAGLMIGGVLWGVLGDKKGRLSVLFGSILLYSLANIANGFVTTTDQYAIIRFIAGIGLAGELGAGITLVSELTPKEKRGVATSLVAGIGLTGAVVAFIMKENFGWRTCYFIGGGLGFLLLILRISVFESGMFHQVKEMNVQRGNFFMLFSKWERLKRYMLSIFIGLPTWFVIGILVTFSKEFGEAFGIKEPIDSGKSIMFAYAAIAIGDILIGLISQWFKSRKKALYLFYGITIVFMILFFTSLWNGSANAMYWICAGLGFGTGFWAIFVTMGAEQFGTNIRATACYYHSQHGAGHAHRNDIAPVQIFPGANRLRNRRYHYRRRHHGHSHYCCGTDKRNLS, from the coding sequence GTGAACGCTTCTCTCTCCAACAAACAAGCCGGTATTTTTTCCATTCCGGTGCTGGTGGCTGCATTAGGATACTTTGTTGATATTTATGATTTGCTGTTGTTCAGCATCATACGGGTGCCCAGCCTGAGAGATTTGGGTCTTACCGACGAACTCATTAAAACCGATGGTGAACGGATCATCAGCTGGCAAATGGCCGGCCTCATGATTGGCGGTGTGCTATGGGGTGTGCTTGGCGATAAGAAAGGCAGGCTGAGTGTACTCTTCGGTTCCATCCTGTTGTATTCATTGGCCAATATTGCCAACGGCTTTGTTACCACTACCGATCAGTATGCCATCATTCGTTTTATTGCGGGTATTGGTTTGGCAGGTGAGCTGGGTGCAGGCATTACCCTGGTAAGCGAACTTACCCCAAAAGAAAAACGCGGCGTAGCGACCTCGCTGGTAGCCGGCATTGGATTGACCGGCGCAGTGGTGGCCTTCATCATGAAAGAAAACTTTGGCTGGCGTACCTGTTATTTTATTGGTGGCGGTTTAGGCTTTTTGCTGCTGATACTCCGTATCAGTGTATTTGAATCGGGAATGTTTCATCAGGTAAAAGAAATGAATGTACAGCGGGGCAATTTCTTCATGCTCTTTAGCAAATGGGAAAGATTGAAACGCTATATGCTTTCCATTTTTATTGGTTTGCCCACCTGGTTTGTGATTGGCATTTTGGTTACTTTCTCAAAAGAGTTTGGCGAAGCCTTTGGTATTAAAGAACCTATCGACAGTGGCAAGAGCATCATGTTTGCTTACGCAGCTATTGCTATTGGCGATATACTGATTGGCCTTATCAGCCAGTGGTTTAAGAGCCGCAAAAAAGCATTGTACCTTTTTTATGGTATCACCATTGTATTTATGATACTCTTTTTTACCAGCCTGTGGAATGGCAGTGCCAATGCGATGTATTGGATTTGTGCAGGGCTTGGTTTTGGAACGGGCTTCTGGGCCATTTTTGTAACCATGGGTGCCGAGCAGTTTGGCACCAACATACGGGCCACCGCTTGCTACTACCATTCCCAACATGGTGCGGGGCATGCTCACCGTAATGATATTGCCCCTGTTCAAATTTTTCCGGGAGCAAACCGACTACGTAACCGGCGGTATCATTACCGGCGCCGTCACCATGGCCATAGCCATTATTGCTGCGGTACTGATAAAAGAAACCTTTCATAA